tagtaatcggagactcgcctacTATCCTCGCCTTTTCCGAAAGGGCGATTCGAGAGGCCCAAGCTTTGGGGTCCCTCTAGGTAGACGGTCCTCACGAGGGAGAGGACCCTTTTTGTGATATGTTTACCAGTATCAAGGATGATGCCGGCCCTAGTGATGCATTGGGTCTTTTCCACGAAGTGCAGCAGGctctgaatcaggtaagccttaactcACTTCGTTGGTACCACCAtcatgtttgcttttcttttctaacttctttttttctttcttcgcAGGCCGCAACGGTTCATCGAGAAGCGTGTTCTCGATCTCGAGCTGAGTTGCGCCAGTACGAAGCAGACCTTCGACGGGTCACGGAAGAGAGGAACGCCCTTAGAATCCTCTTCgggcaaagggaagaagaaatcaaggacctccgagctgagttggccaaggcttatcaagaccagaccgacctgatcgagcaggtaatgataatcttaaaaactcatgggctcgattctggaacggtggctaatatttcgatctcacaactgcagcagaagcttgaggtgattgggaagctttgtgaggaggtcgatatgataaggGCGGAGACCTTGGGATGGAAATATGGCATGGACCGTCTCGCcgcagaaaaagaaactgctcgagctcaattatcatcggtcgaaaaccaacttcaaagcatgaaggagaagagctcggttcaagcaagaaaaatagaggagctcgaggctcggttggcccccgaacttgccaaggccaaatctaaCGCCGAAAAAGCAAAGACCAatgcggatgcattcgtggccgtctatTGGGCTAATGCTAAAGCTGCttaggtacaagcaagagaggtaGTCGAGACCGCtaaaactcgagcacattgggttgctgaacttgccaaatgccaatctcggagggtgaccctcgaggagatctatgctcgaggtttcgatctcaccAAAGAGATAAgaagggctaaagagctcgaaatCGATGCcaaagccttggcttccgatgatgacgatAATGATGATAggagcaagagtgggtctgagagcggggaggagtccgatggagaagagaccgcctCCGGAGATAACCAGGAGACTtagagtttttattttttattttttgtgtaggttcttgTTTGGACGTTGTAAACactcttgtatatatataaagatctttttctTTCCCGACTTGTCTGTGTTTTATTTTATTCCTTGTGAAGATCTTGTTTCATTCATgtcttatgaaagttttcataagttcaaagttttaggcattttgatcgaattcggaccttgtagtctttatagccaagtgagtgctttgctcgaactcagaataattgttagcccttaggcttagtagtcaagtgagtgatttcttgaactcgaagaaaggtagcccttaggctttatagtcgagtaagtgctttgctcgaactcgaaggaaggtagcccgtaggctttattagtcgagtgagtgctttgctcgaactcgaagtaaaagtagcccttaggctttattagttgagtgagtgctttgctcgaactcgaagtaagagtagcccttaggctttattagtagagtgagtgctttgctcgaactcgaaataaggtagctcgtaggcttaatagtcgagtgagtgattgctcgaactcaaaggaaggtagcccgtaggcttcatcagtcgagtgagtgctttgctcgaactcgaagtaagagtagcccttaggctttattagTCAAGTGAGttctttgctcgaactcgaagtaaggtagcctgtaggcttaatagtcaagtgagtgattgctcgaactcgaaggaaggtagcccgtaggctttattagtcgagtgagtgctttgctcgaactcgaagtaagagtagcccttaggctttattagtcgagtgagtgatttgctcgaactcgaagtaaggtagcccataggcttagtgtgGGGCTTGGCCTCATTGATTTTTCAGTTGGCAATCCCCGATTAATGGGGTAATGGTCGTTCCTcgagcctgtttgcataatagatcatgaaatagaggATGGGTTTTGAAACATGAGATATCGGCAAAGAAGAAGTTTCTTTTTATGTCAttgtacatgtgttcatgttttgtaccagggatcgaacaacctacacgagcatggttcgttttgaccatttggctcttacaatttttcctatcgaaaccctgttaTGAAgtgactttcttgcatcgaacttgataatcaAACATCGAACTTGATaatatatttgagggtaatgccccccagtattcgaggttgattgtaaagaagcctcggatactgttgacatgttctaagttagcacgatcaatggttgcctcatataaaaccttgccgaaaaacccatttaggATAAAATCGgactaaggaaaaaagagtgcaatgcgtgctttcaggcctaaggctttgtgttgaataatccatccttgTTCCTGGCTGAACTCCTGCAAAGGTTAGTTCCAaaatataaacgaacatgggagggtcgtaccttagtagtagtatcgctttaggtgcgacacgttccaattacatggtagttgtttgccgtttataacaccgagcttgtaggatcctttaccgacgatTTCGAGTACCTGAtaaggtccttcccagttcggacccagttttccttcatttggatttcgggtgttgagggtgactttccttagcactaagtcccctattttaaaatggcgaagattggttcttcgattataatatctttcgatccactatttttgggcggccaatcagaTGAGAGCGgattctcatttttcatccaataattcgatgccagtattcatagcctcgtgatttgactcttctgttgtatgtcaAAACCTAGcactgggttctccgacttcgactggaatcaaagcctctgagccatatactaaggagaacggggatgcccccgtactggattttgatgttgttcgatatgcccaaaggacttcgggtaaaaTTTCTCTtcatttccccttagcgtcgttcaaccttttttttatattttagataatagtcttgttcgtcgattcggcctgtccgttcctacTAGGGTGATACAGCGTTGttaatatcatttttattttatggtcttcgaggaatttcttcaccttgctgccgataaattattttccattgtcacatactatttcggcgggtatcccaaatcgacatacgatgtgatcctagatgaagtatataacctctttctctcttactttctcgaatgcATGTGCCTCaatccatttagagaaatagtcagtcataaataaaatgaacttagctttacctggggccgatggcagagggccgacgatgtccatccctcatttcatgaatggccatggggataggattgaatgaagttgttctccgggctgatggatcatcggtgcaaaactttgacatttatcacattttcgaacaaactccttagtgtttTTTTCCATgatatcccagtagtatcctgctctaatgatttagCGTACCAGTGATTCAACGttggagtggttcccacaagtgccttcatggaactctcgtaaaacataatcggtgtctcctagcCCTAAGCACACTGCCAGTGGTCCATCGAATATCCttttgtataatgttccatctttagccaatgtgaatcgagcagctttgatTCGTAaggccctcgactctttagggtccgatgggagctttccgttcttcaagtattcaatatatttactCCTCCAATCCTAGGGTAAGCtcgtagagtttatctcggcatgaccttcctcgatcacggatctcgagagttgaacaacagtccccgagctgatctcatcttcctcgaccgatgaccccaaatttgcaagtgcatcggcctcactgttttaatctcgaggtacatgctgtaaagtccattctttgaaacagTGCAAAGTTatctgcagtttgtccaaatacctttgcattctatcctctcacacttcgaaggttttgtttacttgatttaccaccagtaaagagtcactctttgcttcaatgacttctgctcccaagcttttagctagctcgagacctgcaatcatggccttgtactcggcctcattgttagtcaacttagaagttttgatagattgcctaatagtactacccgtgggcggcttcaaaacgatgcctatcctggaccccttcacattcgaggcgccatctgtgaagagggtccatacccccgatgatgtacccgattttaataagagttccttttcaagttcgggtacgagggttggcgtgaaatcgtccACGaaatccgctaaaatttgagacttgatggccgttcggggttgatattcgatatcgtacccactgagttcgacggcccatttggccaatcggcccgatagttcgggcttgtgaaaaatattacgaagtgggtaagtggttaatacgcatatggggtgacattgaaaatatggtcttaactttctaaaggcgcttattagtgcaagtgccaatttttctaagtgcggatatctagtttctgcttcccctaaggttcgacttatataataaaggGGAAGTTGCGTACCTTGCtcctctcgaactaggacaccacttaccgctatttctgatactgccaagtacaagtaaatttctcat
This region of Nicotiana tomentosiformis chromosome 4, ASM39032v3, whole genome shotgun sequence genomic DNA includes:
- the LOC138910437 gene encoding uncharacterized protein — encoded protein: MFTSIKDDAGPSDALGLFHEVQQALNQAATVHREACSRSRAELRQYEADLRRVTEERNALRILFGQREEEIKDLRAELAKQKLEVIGKLCEEVDMIRAETLGWKYGMDRLAAEKETARAQLSSVENQLQSMKEKSSVQARKIEELEARLAPELAKAKSNAEKAKTNADAFVAVYWANAKAA